The sequence GGTCGACGTGTTCAGCATCGTCAAGTTCCACCCGGCCGGTCGCCGCGGTATCGTGACGACCTTTGAAAACACCGTTCCCAAGGACATCAAACGCGACCAGATGTGGATAGGCGAGGCTCCCGTGGGCGACTGGTTCTATGCCGAGGGCATCGACTACAACGCCGTGTCGGTGGTGCGCTACTTGCTCGAATGTGTGTCGCGCGACGGGAATTGCGCCGTGAACATACCCATACGCCCCGACGGTTCGCTCGACTCGGCCTGCGTCGACATGTTGCATGAGATAGGAGCCTGGGTGCGGGTCAATGCCGCCGGTATCTACGGCAGCCGGGCGTGGCGCGTGTGGGGTGAGTCGTCGCTGACCCCGGCCACGATGACGCCCCGTGGCAAACTCGGACGCCGCCAGGCCGAAGTGCCTTTCACGACGGGCGATTTCCGCTTCACCCTCGGAGCCGACAGCGCCGTCTATGCCTATTGCATGCAGGTGCCCCGAGCCGGTGAGACGCTTGTCATACGCTCTCTTTCCCGCGAAGCGGCACGAGTTACCGCAGTCACCCTCTTGGGCAGCGATGCCCCCGTGGAGTGGCGGCAGACGCGCGACGCGCTCATTCTCCGTTGCCCCGCCGAGGTCGGGCGGTGCCGCATTACCGCCACCTTCCGTGTCGAGGTCGCTCGGTAAAGCAACACCCGGAAAGAAACAAGAACGGCAACAATCCTCAGGATTGTTGCCGTTCTTGTAAAAGTGAAGTTCCCCTCTATCGCGCGAAGTAGTTGTCGAGAATTTCTTGGGCGGCGGTGAAGGGGCTCTCTTCGCCCACGAGCACGCGACGTTCTTTCTCGGCCAGTTGGCTGGCGATGGCGGGATTCTGGTAGAAGTGGGCCCGCAGTTGTTCGTCGATGGTCTCGGTGAGCCAGTAGCGCGACTGTTCGCGGCGGCGGCGGTCGAAGTAGCCGTTTTCTTTGACAAAGGCCACATAGTCGTCGATCATTTTCCACACCTCGTCGATGCCTATCCCGTAATAGCCCGAGTAGGTGAGCACCTGCGGTTCCCAGCCCGACGGGGTGGGCGGGAAGAGGTGCAGGGCGTTGCGGAAGTGCGCCTGTGCCAGTTGGGCTTTCTCGATGTTGTTGCCGTCGGCCTTGTTGATGACGATGCCGTCGGCCATCTCCATGATGCCCCGTTTGATGCCTTGCAGTTCGTCGCCCGTGCCGGCCAGCTGGATAAGGAGGAAGAAGTCGACCATCGAGTGTACGGCGGTCTCGGACTGTCCCACGCCCACGGTCTCGACGAAGATGGTGTCGAAGCCGGCGGCTTCGCACAGGATAATGGTCTCGCGGGTCTTACGGGCCACGCCGCCCAGCGAGCCGGCCGACGGCGAGGGACGTATGAAGGCGTTTTTCTCCTGCGAAAGGCGTTCCATGCGGGTCTTGTCGCCGAGAATGCTCCCTTTCGACCGTTCGCTGCTGGGGTCGATGGCCAGCACGGCCAGTTTGCTGCCCCGGCTCAGCACATGCAGCCCGAAGGCGTCGATCGACGTGCTCTTTCCCGAGCCCGGCACGCCGGTGATGCCGATGCGCACCGATTGCCCGGCGTAGGGCAGACAGCCGGTGATGACCTCCTGCGCGATGGCCTGGTGCTCGGGCAGTTGGCTCTCGACCAGCGTGACGGCCTGGCTCAGCACGGTGATGTTGCCTTGGCGTATCCCTTCGATGTATTCGGCGGCGGTGTATTCGCGGCGGCGGTGTTGCAGTTTCTGTGCCAGGTAGGGGTTTATCGACGGCGGTTGGCTGATGCCTTGGTTCACCGAAAGTCCGGCATATTCGCGGTTGTTCTCGATATGTTTCATGGGAAGTGGATAAGGGAGGTTTTTTCGGGGAAGACGGTATGTCGTGACGAGATTATTTCGTGACGGTGCGGGTGCGCAGCTCGCCCGGTTGGTAGTCGCGGGTCGAGGGCTCGACGCCGTTGTTGCCGTTGTCGGGAATCACCACGCCTTTTATTTGCAGGGTGGTGCGGTCGGGCTTGGTGTTGGAGTAGACAAAGATGTACTTGGTAAACTCTCCCGGACGGTGGCGGGTGCGGTATTCGACGGTCATCTCGGCCGTGTCGCCGGGGGCGATGGGGTGTTCGGGATAGGATGGTACCGTGCAGCCGCACGAGGCTTGCGCGCGGAGTATCACGAGCGGGATTTTCCCTTCGTTGACGAAGCGGAAAGTGCAGGTGGCGTTGCCGTCTTTCTCGTAGAGGGTGCCGAAGTCGTGGGTTACTTTGTCGAACGATATTTTCGTCAGTTTGCGGGCGGCCTGCATCGGCAGCAGGGCGATGAGGAGCAGCCCGACGATGAGAATCGATTTGCGGGTCATGGCGATAGAGGTTGATAATAGGTTTGTAATCAGGTATAACCCTTCGTGAGAGGGGAAAATCCTGCTTTTACAAAAATACGATTTTCTTCTCATTGTTGTCACATGCGTCACGCTTTTTTCGATAACGTCCGAATCTTTAAGGATTTTTGGGGGAGAAAGGCGGGGGTATGGATATATACTCTTTTTTGCGTGTGTGCGGGCAATCGTTTATCTTTGCGTGCGGCTGTTGTCGGCAAATGAGAGGCGCCTCTCTGTCGCGGGGTTTTCGTGCCTTGTGTTGCCGGGGCGGCCGGAAATTTTTTATCCGAATTTTTTACACCAATCTTTTACACTAATCCTACTGCCTGTATGGAACAACCTGTCGACCTGTCGCCGCTCGATTTTTACAACAGAAAACTGCAAGAATATACCGTCGCTCTGGCCGGGCTCTCCCGTCGCATACGCCGGGTGAGCTTTGCGCGGGTGGCTCTGGCTCTCCTGTTTATTGCCTGGCTGGCGTGGGGGCGCGGCTGGTGCCCCGGGCCCGTGGTGTGGTCGGTGGCCATTGCCCTCGTGGTGGCCTTCCTGGCGCTGGTCAAGGTGCATGGCCGCCTCTTTGCCCGCAAAGCCTACGTCGAGGCGGCGATGGAGATTTGCCGGCGGGAGTCCCGATTGTCGCGGTACGACTTCTCGGGTTGCGACGGGGGTGTCGAGTTTTTCGATGCCGCGCATGATTTTACGGCCGACCTCGACATCTTCGGCGAGAAATCGCTCTTTGCCTATATCGACCGCACGGCCACCGAGGCCGGCCGTCACCGCTTGGCCGACCGGTTGCGTCGTCCGCTCTCCGATGTGGCGTCGATAATCCGCCGCCAGGAGGCGGTGCGTGAACTGGCCGCCCTGCCCGACCTGCGGCTGCATTTTGCCGCCACCGGCAAGGTCTCGGGCGGGAAGCGGGGCGACGTCTCCATGGCCGGAGATGCCCTTTCGACCGCTGTCTTTCCCCGTCGCAAGGGGGTTGTGCCGGCCATGAAGATACTTCCGTTTGTCTACCTTGCCCTGGCTCTCTCGTCGGGGGTGTGGCCTGTTGCCGCGTCGCTCATAGGGTTGCTCTTTGCGCTGTGTCTGGTGGCTGCGCTGGTTGCCGCCAAACGGGTTTCGCAGGCGCAGGAGCGGATCGAATCGGGCCTGCGTGCCTTGGCCAAATATGCTCCGCTCATCGAGACTCTCGAATCGGCTTCGTTTTCGGCTCCGGAACTGCGTGCGGTAACCGACGCCTTTTCTGCGGCTCCGGGCGAGAAAGCTTCGGCGGCCTTGCGTCACCTGCATCGCCTGATGGACGATCTCAACCAGCGCAACAATGCGTTGGTGTTTCTCTTGCTCAATGGTTTTCTGTTGTGGGATTTCAGGCAACTGGCGGCTCTCGACGCCTGGGTGCGACGGCATGGCGGTGCGGTGACGCGCTGGTTCGATGCCTTGGCCGAGTTTGATGCCCTGTCTTCACTGGCGGCTTTTGCCTACAATCACCCCGGGTATGTCTACCCTGAGGCGGTCGATAGCGAATGCCCGGTGTATGTGGCCGAGGCGTTGGGACACCCGCTCATCGACCCTGCGCGTTGTGTCTGCAATCCTGTGCAGTTGCCGGCACGACCTTCGTTCTTGATTGTCACCGGCGCGAACATGGCCGGGAAGAGTACCTACCTGCGGGCCATCGGGGTCAATTTCGTGTTGGCTTCACTCGGTGTGCCGGTGTGTGCCGCGTCGATGACGTTCACGCCCTGCACGCTCTTTACGGGGTTGCACACGACCGACTCGCTGGCCGGCAACGAGTCTTATTTCTTTGCCGAGCTGAAACGGTTGCGGCAAGTGGTGTTGCGACAACGGGCCGGTGAGAGATGTTTGGTGATTCTCGACGAGATACTCAAAGGTACCAACTCGGTCGACAAGCAGACGGGCTCACTCTCCCTCGTCCGCCAACTGGTCTCGCTGGGAACCGTGGGGGTGGCGGCCACGCACGACCTGGTGCTGGGCTCGCTCGCCGATGAATATCCCGGTGTGGTGCGGGCCGTCTGTTTCGAGTCGGAAATCGTCGACGACACGTTGCACTTCGATTACCGTCTGCGTCCCGGCGTGGCACGCCACATGAATGCCTGTTTCCTCATGGAGCAGATGGACATCATTCCCCGCGACGGGGAGAAAGACAACGCCTCGTCTATCGGTTGAGCAGAATGACTTGTGCCCGGCTGTTGTCCATGCCCGTCATCGTGCGGCCTATGTTGGCGCCGATGAAGGTGGGGTCGCAGATGAGGTATCGTTTGTCGCCGATGACGAAGTAATCGCCCGGAATTTCTTCGTTGAACCGTACCGCGGCGGCCAGGTGACCCGGGTAGTAGACGAGTGCCGTTTCGAGACCCATCACATCGCGTATGATGCGGGTGAAGAGAATGGCCCGGTCTTCGCAATCGCTGTAAGGATAGTAGAGGGTTTCGTCGGCGGCGAAGATGCGGTCGCCGCCCCACACCTTGTCGTCGTATTCATAAACGAAGGCCGTCTGCACGAAATTGATAATCATGTTGGCCGCTTCCTCTTCGCTCTTCCCGGCGATGGCCTGCCGCAGGGCGGGGTAGAGGCGTTCGCGATTTTCGGGACTGAGCGGAATGTCGGCGAAAATCGTCCATTTGGTGTTTTCGTCGTTGTCGATGGCCGACGACGGATAGTCGGACAGGAAATCCATCAGATTCTTGTTGGTCGAGACGCTGGCGCTCACTTCGGGGAAGCGTTTGGCGGTGAGGGTGCGCTCGGCCGAGCTCTCCACGGCGAAGCGGGGGGTCTCGTTCATGGCCAGGTTCAGGGCGCAGTCGTTGGGGAATTTGCGGTCGAAGATGTGCATCGTGTTGCCCTCATACGGTTGCAGGAGGTAGAACCGCACGTTGTCGAGCCGGAAGAAGCGTTTCCCGTAGATGGTGTAGTCGCTGGCCACGAGCATGTAGAGGTGGTTGTCGTTGCCGCGGGCGAGGCGGGTGCGGTAGCCCGACTGGTTGAGGATAAACATCTGCAACAGGGTCGATTCGTCGCTGCCCGGGCGCAGGAATGAGTCGCCCACGACCTTGGCCATTTTCAGATATGCCCAGTCGCACAGGTTGAGCTCGGCTTTCAGCCGCAGGCAGTCGGCCACCATGTCGGTATATTCGTCGGTGCAGAGGCGTTCCCACATGTCGGCCACGCTGTTTTCCTGCGTATTTTTCAGCGTGAATTTTTGATTCTCATAGAGGCGTATGCGGCAATCGGTCCCGTAGAAGGAGAAGGCAAAGCGATTGTCGGCCGGGGTTACCGGTTTTTCTACCTCGGGCACCGGTTCTTTTTTTACCGGGGTGGGCTCTTTCTTCCCTTCGGGTAGGGGTTCTTCCTTTACGGGAAGGGGCTTGTCGGGCATGGGAGCGGGTTCTTCTTTGGGTGTCGGCGGTACGACGGGCTGAGGTTGGGGTTCTTTGTCGATGCGTACCACAGGCTGCGGAACGCTTATCGGGGCAATGGGTTTCTTGATGATTTTATCGATGGTGACGGGGCGGTCTACCGCGGGGCGTTCCTGGTCTTCTTTGGGGGCGACAGTCGGCGGAACGGGTGGCTCTTGCTCGGGTACGGGTATGGCATCTTCGCCCGAGAAGGCTTTCCAACTTTCGCGCATGAACTGGGTGTATTCGGCATTGATCTTGGCCCGGTAGGCGGCAAAGTCGTCCTCGACATTTTTTTTGTAGTTGCTGTATTCGTTGCGGCGGTTTTTCAGGAACTCCTCATAGGAGTCTTGGGCCGCGGCACAAAAACCGAGCGGGAGAGCAAGCCCGAGAAGAAACAGAAATTTGCGACACATGGCGATTCGTGTTAAGTTGATAAAGGATAAAGGCCGTAGGCGTCGAGCGGGCTCGATGGCGTTTCGAGCCGCGACGGAATGCCTTCTTTCCCAAAGGTAGTAAATAATTGAAAAATAAGGCCGGGAAAAGGCCGAAAAATTTGTTTTGTCGCGCAGGCGGGCGATAACTCCTGCCGTGGCTCCCGGTGACGGTGCCGCTGCCGTCCGGCCTGGCGTGTGGCGGCGCGGCGCTCCTTAGCGGGAGAATTTCCACCAGTCGAGGTTGAAGAGTTTGCACCCTTTCCGGCCCTTGAAGACAAAATAGAGGTCGTGGACGCCCGATACGTTGCCGCTCGCGTCGCTTTTCAACCGCTTCCATTGTTCCCAGCCTCCGGTTGATGGCACGTCGACCCGGGCGACGACCGTCCCGCCGATGCTGTCGAGTCGCACTTCGATGATCCCGCCGCGCCGTGCGCTTGCGGCGGCGACATGGAATTTCTTCGGACTGTTGTGGCCGAAGTCGACGGCACGCACTTTGAGGTAGTCGCCGTCGTGTATGTCGGCAATGTAGATTCCTGTCGTGGCGTTGGGTTCCGATTTCACCCCGCGCGAGAATGCCATCGTTTCGGCCTCGGTGCGCTTGTAGGGGTTGAGGGTGCCTACCGGGTCTACCCCTTCATTGGTGGCGTAGATGAGGGGAAAGGTCCCGTCGGCGTTGTACTCAAACCGCTCCACGGCGACCGAGCGGCCGAAGCCCCCGCCGCCCGGCAACTTGCCGGTGTGATAGAAGAGGTAGGAATTTCCTTTGTAGTCGGCCACCCCCACATGGTTGGTAAAGGCGCCGGTCTCTTGCAGGGGCATGACTTCGCCCATGTATCGCCACGGCCCCGTGGGGCTCGGGCTCATCGAGTAGGCGATGTGTTCGGGTACCCCGCCGGCGGCATAGAGCAGGTAGTAATTGTCGCCGCGTTTGCAGAGCCAGGGGCCTTCGGTATAGGTGTCGGGATATTTTACCTCTTTTGTCCGTTTCTCGGGATTGGGGGCACCGAAACTCTCGACGGTCTGTTCCACCCGTTGCACGTCGCCTTTGAACGACACCATGTCTTCGTTGAGCTCGGCCAGGTAGAGGTGGGGATTACCCCAGTAGAGGAAGGCCCTGCCGTCGTCGTCGATGAAGACGGTGGGGTCGATGTAGTCCCAACTGCCGTCGCAGAGGGGTTTCCCGAGGGCGTCTTTGAAGGGTCCCGTGGGCGAATCGCCCACGGCCACGCCGATGGCCATGGCGTTAGTGAGTTTCGAGTGCAGGCACACATACCAGTAGAACTTGCCGTTGCGTTCGATGCACTGCGAGGCCCAGGCCCGGTCATCGGCCCAGGCAAACGATTCGATGGCCAGCGGGGAGCCGTGGTCGGTCCAGTTGACCATGTCCTCGGTCGAATAGACGCGCCACTCCTGCATCCAGAAAAAGTCGGCACGCTCTTCGTCGTGACCCGTGTAGAGGTAGAGGGTGCCGTCGTGCACCATCGGTGCCGGGTCGGAGGTGTAACAGGTTTGCACGATGGGGTTTTGGGCTTCCAGCCATGCCGGGGCAAGCAGGGCCAGTGCGGCCGGAAGGAGTTTTTTCGCTGGGCGTTTCATCTCTGTCCGATGTTTTAGTTGTGAATGACCACTCCGCCGTTGGTGGGAATGGTGACCGACATCTGTTGCCTTTTCCCTATTCGGGCGGTGCGCACCCGCCCTTCGAGCCGGCTGTTGTCGTCATAGACGGTGACCGTCTCGCCGGCCTCGAACAGGGACAGGTCGAGGGTGAGGCGCACCGTCTCTTTCTGGGCATTCACCCCCACGACATACCAGGTGTCGCCGTGGCGGCGCGCCAGGAGTATGTATTTTCCCGGGTAGCCGTCGAGGAAGCGGGTGTCGTCCCAGGTCGTGGGCACCCCCTTCATGAAGTCGATGGCCCAGGCCGGGGCGTCGGTGAGGTTGTTGGGTGCCAGGGCAAAATGCTGTACGGGGCTCTGGAACAGTATGGCCGTGGCCAGTGCGAAGACCTCGGAGGTGACCCGCCGGCTGCCGCCCGGACGGTTCCCGGCGTTGTAGTAGCGGTTGAGCGTGCTGCCGCCGAAATCCATGCTTCCCACCGTGTTGCGCAGGAAGGGGTGGAGGCAGGCGTTGAAGGCTTCGGCGTCGCAACTGCTTTGCGTGAAGTTCATGTTCTCGCTGGCCAGTACCGCCTCGCTGGCGGCATAGTTGGGATACATGCGTTCCCAGCCGCGGGGCAGGGTGCAGCCGTGGAAGATGACCAGCAGGCCGTAGTCGTTGGCGTCGGCCAGAATCTCCTCGTAGAGTTGCAGGGCGGCCTGCTTGTCGCTCCCGAAGAAGTCGACCTTGATGCCCTTGATGCCGGTCTGTTGCAGCCATTTCATCTCCCGGCGGCGTCTGATGAGGTTGTGCATCTTGCCGCGCGGCCCCTGCGGGGCATCGTTCCAGTAGCCGTTGGAGTTGTACCACAGGTAGAGACCCACCCCCTTGGTGCGGGCGTAGGCGGCCAGCTCCTCGATACCCTCGTAGCCGATGCGGGTGTCCCACCAGGCATCGACGAGTACCGTGCGGTAGCCCATCTCGGCACAGAAGTCGATGTAGCGTTTCTGTTCGGCGTAGTTCATGCTGCCGTCGCCGGCGATAATCCAGCTCCATGTGCCGCAGCCATACTCGTCGGCATACTCTTTCGAGGGCTCATAGAGCGGCTCGACGAGGTCGAAGGCCACCGTCGTCTCGACCACCGGCGCGAGGGTGCGTCCCACGGTGAGGGTGCGCCACGGCGTTTGTCCCGGCAGGGTGATGCCCGGTGAGGACGAGCCGTTGCCGTTGAACTCCTTCTCTTGCGGGAAACCGATGGTATAGAGCCCGTCGGCATGTCCCAGGAGCCGGCCGGCGCAGTAGCGGCTGTCGACGCCCGTCTCCGAAATCAGCACCCACCCCCGGTCGGCGATGCGGAAGAGACCGGGAAAGGTGTACCCTTCGCCCAGTCCGTTCTTGCCCGGTGTGTCGTCGGGGGTGTAGGGGGTCTCGTAGCTCGGGGTCGTGCGGGCGAATCCGCCCATGGCCGGGCTTTGCGGGCAGAGGAACGTCGTGCTTCCGGCGGGGAGCCTGAACCCCGTGGCCTCCTGCCGCACCACGCTGCACAGCGTTTCGCCGGTGCGGCAGAGGGTGTAGCGGAACGCCACATCGTTGTTGCCCACGCTGAACGTTACCACGAAGGCTCTCTTGCCGTTCTGTTCAAACGGTATGTCGACCGTGTGGGCGAGGTGGCGTACTTGGCTTTTCTTGATGTTTTTGAGGCTGTAAGTCTCGTCGATGACCTGCACTCCGGTCGCTTTGCCCAGCCGCAGGTCCCGGGTGAAGTCGCCCGCGTCGGTTATGAAGCCGAGGGGAGAGGGGTCGAGGAAGGTGATACCGTCGTATAATATGCGGTAGGAGGCATGGCCGCCGCTGTCGGAGACGATGACCGTGAGCCGTCGGTCGGGGCTCGACAGGCTCAGTTCCCCGGCACACAGGAGGGAGGCGCAACATATTGCCAGCAGCATCAATGTCAGTTTTTTCATGGAGGTATGGATTAAGGGTGGGTTGAATTTTCGGTGGAGCGGAAGGAGGAGGGCGGCGGGAGCGTTCATTCGTCGAGGCGTTTATAGTCGAAGAAGTCGACGTCGATGTGTCCGCCCGTCGCTTGGGTGGCATAG is a genomic window of Candidatus Caccoplasma merdavium containing:
- the meaB gene encoding methylmalonyl Co-A mutase-associated GTPase MeaB, producing the protein MKHIENNREYAGLSVNQGISQPPSINPYLAQKLQHRRREYTAAEYIEGIRQGNITVLSQAVTLVESQLPEHQAIAQEVITGCLPYAGQSVRIGITGVPGSGKSTSIDAFGLHVLSRGSKLAVLAIDPSSERSKGSILGDKTRMERLSQEKNAFIRPSPSAGSLGGVARKTRETIILCEAAGFDTIFVETVGVGQSETAVHSMVDFFLLIQLAGTGDELQGIKRGIMEMADGIVINKADGNNIEKAQLAQAHFRNALHLFPPTPSGWEPQVLTYSGYYGIGIDEVWKMIDDYVAFVKENGYFDRRRREQSRYWLTETIDEQLRAHFYQNPAIASQLAEKERRVLVGEESPFTAAQEILDNYFAR
- a CDS encoding DUF1573 domain-containing protein codes for the protein MTRKSILIVGLLLIALLPMQAARKLTKISFDKVTHDFGTLYEKDGNATCTFRFVNEGKIPLVILRAQASCGCTVPSYPEHPIAPGDTAEMTVEYRTRHRPGEFTKYIFVYSNTKPDRTTLQIKGVVIPDNGNNGVEPSTRDYQPGELRTRTVTK
- a CDS encoding family 43 glycosylhydrolase — encoded protein: MKRPAKKLLPAALALLAPAWLEAQNPIVQTCYTSDPAPMVHDGTLYLYTGHDEERADFFWMQEWRVYSTEDMVNWTDHGSPLAIESFAWADDRAWASQCIERNGKFYWYVCLHSKLTNAMAIGVAVGDSPTGPFKDALGKPLCDGSWDYIDPTVFIDDDGRAFLYWGNPHLYLAELNEDMVSFKGDVQRVEQTVESFGAPNPEKRTKEVKYPDTYTEGPWLCKRGDNYYLLYAAGGVPEHIAYSMSPSPTGPWRYMGEVMPLQETGAFTNHVGVADYKGNSYLFYHTGKLPGGGGFGRSVAVERFEYNADGTFPLIYATNEGVDPVGTLNPYKRTEAETMAFSRGVKSEPNATTGIYIADIHDGDYLKVRAVDFGHNSPKKFHVAAASARRGGIIEVRLDSIGGTVVARVDVPSTGGWEQWKRLKSDASGNVSGVHDLYFVFKGRKGCKLFNLDWWKFSR
- a CDS encoding glycoside hydrolase family 97 protein is translated as MKKLTLMLLAICCASLLCAGELSLSSPDRRLTVIVSDSGGHASYRILYDGITFLDPSPLGFITDAGDFTRDLRLGKATGVQVIDETYSLKNIKKSQVRHLAHTVDIPFEQNGKRAFVVTFSVGNNDVAFRYTLCRTGETLCSVVRQEATGFRLPAGSTTFLCPQSPAMGGFARTTPSYETPYTPDDTPGKNGLGEGYTFPGLFRIADRGWVLISETGVDSRYCAGRLLGHADGLYTIGFPQEKEFNGNGSSSPGITLPGQTPWRTLTVGRTLAPVVETTVAFDLVEPLYEPSKEYADEYGCGTWSWIIAGDGSMNYAEQKRYIDFCAEMGYRTVLVDAWWDTRIGYEGIEELAAYARTKGVGLYLWYNSNGYWNDAPQGPRGKMHNLIRRRREMKWLQQTGIKGIKVDFFGSDKQAALQLYEEILADANDYGLLVIFHGCTLPRGWERMYPNYAASEAVLASENMNFTQSSCDAEAFNACLHPFLRNTVGSMDFGGSTLNRYYNAGNRPGGSRRVTSEVFALATAILFQSPVQHFALAPNNLTDAPAWAIDFMKGVPTTWDDTRFLDGYPGKYILLARRHGDTWYVVGVNAQKETVRLTLDLSLFEAGETVTVYDDNSRLEGRVRTARIGKRQQMSVTIPTNGGVVIHN